From a region of the Thermodesulfobacteriota bacterium genome:
- a CDS encoding cache domain-containing protein, with translation MILICEDCGKKYRIDPDKISGPEARFRCKNCSFVMVVKKPAGEPAAPGVSPGEAREARGDAPAEPPALPSAPPPGAERTEAPESLPDVAAALPTRKGFGLTGKVTAVMLAVSLLPLLAFSGVALQQTQARMRAEQEAMAAQVTSGLASQVDEWIDKNVRALRAAARLPDIVGMDPAAQEVVLKALHQEYPWMYLTFTLDPAGGNVARNDGEALRDYSDRLYYRNVAAGSELAWQTLVGKTSKKPALVLAVPIRRDDRLVGVMAAAMTLDQVSDRVASWTAGETGFAFLVDETGKVVAHQVASFVQEEKNLGQHPLVAAQTRGSGGAHTFRDDQGRPTIGYVQGTAHGWALAIQQAESEAYRPLRRALYFFAGVLAVTVLGVLVVASLWGRALVTPIRTLTDAANRISVGELDTQVAVASRDELGDLADAIGRMQDSIRLSLERLRRRR, from the coding sequence ATGATCCTGATCTGCGAAGACTGCGGGAAGAAGTACCGGATCGATCCCGACAAGATCTCGGGCCCCGAGGCGCGGTTCCGCTGCAAGAACTGCTCGTTCGTGATGGTGGTGAAGAAGCCGGCGGGCGAGCCCGCCGCCCCCGGGGTCTCGCCCGGGGAGGCCCGCGAAGCGCGAGGAGACGCCCCTGCCGAGCCTCCTGCCCTCCCCTCCGCCCCCCCGCCGGGGGCGGAGCGGACGGAGGCGCCCGAGTCCCTTCCCGACGTCGCGGCGGCGCTCCCAACACGGAAAGGCTTCGGGCTCACCGGAAAGGTGACCGCCGTGATGCTGGCGGTGAGCCTGCTGCCCCTGCTCGCCTTCTCCGGGGTGGCGCTCCAGCAGACCCAGGCCCGCATGCGCGCCGAGCAGGAAGCGATGGCCGCCCAGGTGACCTCGGGCCTGGCGAGCCAGGTGGACGAATGGATCGACAAGAACGTGCGGGCGCTTCGCGCGGCGGCCCGCCTGCCCGACATCGTGGGCATGGACCCGGCGGCCCAGGAGGTGGTGCTCAAGGCGCTGCATCAGGAGTACCCCTGGATGTACCTCACCTTCACCCTGGACCCGGCCGGCGGGAACGTGGCCCGCAACGACGGGGAGGCCCTCCGGGATTACTCGGACCGCCTCTACTACCGAAACGTGGCCGCGGGCAGCGAGCTGGCCTGGCAGACCCTGGTGGGCAAGACGTCGAAGAAGCCCGCCCTCGTGCTCGCCGTGCCCATTCGCCGAGACGACCGGCTGGTTGGGGTGATGGCGGCGGCCATGACCCTGGACCAGGTGAGCGACCGGGTGGCCTCGTGGACGGCGGGAGAGACCGGCTTTGCGTTCCTCGTGGACGAGACGGGGAAGGTCGTGGCTCACCAGGTGGCGTCCTTCGTCCAGGAGGAAAAGAACCTCGGCCAGCACCCCCTGGTCGCCGCCCAGACCCGGGGCTCCGGGGGAGCCCACACCTTCCGCGATGACCAGGGGCGGCCCACCATCGGCTACGTGCAGGGCACTGCCCACGGATGGGCCCTGGCCATCCAGCAAGCCGAGAGCGAGGCGTACCGGCCCCTTCGCCGGGCCCTGTACTTCTTCGCGGGCGTGCTCGCGGTCACCGTGCTCGGGGTGCTCGTCGTGGCCTCCTTGTGGGGCCGCGCCCTGGTCACCCCGATTCGGACGCTGACCGATGCGGCCAACCGGATCAGCGTGGGGGAGCTCGACACCCAGGTGGCGGTGGCGTCGCGCGACGAGCTTGGCGACCTCGCTGACGCGATTGGCCGGATGCAGGACAGCATCCGGCTGTCCCTGGAGCGCCTGCGCCGGCGCCGCTGA
- a CDS encoding response regulator translates to MQPNSLPQVLIVDDDRELLGYVGTSLQKFRDRFSVVEASDGLAAQEQLRRHRVSLVVTDLKMPRVDGLGLLAYVMAHYPDVPVIVLTAVSTPELERAARRGGAIAYLEKPFLVSDLAEKILTALERQADGGTLHGVSSGMFLQLIRLEQRTCTIRLAGKDTERHGALFFLEGELVDARAGDLQGEAAAHEIFRWKEVNLTIQNLCAADHPRRISASLEALLLDAMRRGDEAARPRAEGQPRPAGGTDPATQVRALVDRALGERSGVLDIYLDPEAQARSGVLGELGERLGLGRLRAAHFSRHSATDAVVLPGAPPITLQVDRKANTARLLQVLMEAETGPDGSALP, encoded by the coding sequence ATGCAGCCCAATTCCCTGCCCCAGGTCCTCATCGTCGACGACGACCGGGAGCTCCTCGGGTACGTGGGGACGTCCCTCCAGAAGTTCCGGGACCGATTCTCCGTGGTGGAAGCCTCCGACGGCCTCGCCGCCCAGGAGCAACTGCGGCGCCACCGGGTCTCGCTGGTGGTGACCGACCTCAAGATGCCGCGTGTCGACGGCCTGGGCCTGCTGGCCTACGTCATGGCCCACTACCCCGACGTCCCCGTCATCGTGCTCACGGCGGTGAGCACTCCCGAGTTGGAGCGGGCGGCCCGCCGGGGCGGCGCCATCGCCTACCTCGAGAAGCCCTTCCTGGTGAGCGATCTGGCCGAGAAGATCCTCACCGCCCTCGAACGCCAGGCCGACGGCGGCACCCTGCACGGGGTCTCCAGCGGCATGTTCCTGCAGCTCATCCGCCTGGAGCAGCGCACCTGCACCATCCGCCTCGCCGGCAAGGACACGGAGCGCCACGGAGCGCTCTTCTTCCTGGAGGGAGAGTTGGTCGACGCCCGGGCGGGGGATCTCCAGGGAGAAGCGGCGGCCCACGAGATCTTCCGGTGGAAGGAAGTCAACCTCACCATCCAGAACCTGTGCGCCGCCGACCACCCGCGACGGATCTCCGCGAGCCTGGAGGCGCTGCTCCTGGATGCCATGCGCCGGGGCGACGAGGCCGCGCGGCCCCGGGCCGAGGGGCAGCCTCGCCCGGCCGGCGGCACCGATCCCGCGACCCAGGTGCGTGCGCTCGTGGACCGGGCGCTGGGAGAGCGGTCGGGGGTGCTCGACATCTACCTGGATCCGGAGGCACAAGCTCGGTCGGGAGTCCTCGGGGAGCTCGGAGAGCGGTTGGGCTTGGGTCGGCTCCGGGCGGCCCACTTCTCCCGGCACTCGGCCACCGACGCGGTCGTGCTTCCGGGAGCCCCTCCCATCACCCTCCAGGTGGACCGCAAGGCAAACACCGCACGCCTGCTCCAGGTGCTCATGGAGGCAGAGACCGGACCGGACGGGAGCGCCCTGCCATGA
- a CDS encoding M20/M25/M40 family metallo-hydrolase: protein MGGAGVRPERLSEVFRGLVARYSPSGKEQEVLAYLEDVCADEGCPYGVQPVDEDRYNLVLGNPNAPLVFVGHVDTVDAWDLEDFGPEDLDGGWVRGLGVADMKGGCAALLEAYLVLREAGLGQEVGLALVVGEEEDGDGSAAFLREARPGRAVIGEPTGLELCTSHYGYVEAAISARGRRAHASVPELGRNAAEAVLAVLHAMLQEPSLGGEGGPVLSIRHLETSNPGFAVPARAAAWVDVHVPPGHPVDRVVAAVDRVAAAAGGKGLSVAYPCRHEGFVLPEHDPLVRAFRGAGGRDVGIFRSHSDGNLFHAAGVPTAVLGPGSLEYAHTEEERVAFPEILEAARLFVSLARAFRSA from the coding sequence ATGGGCGGGGCAGGGGTGCGCCCGGAGCGCCTCAGCGAAGTCTTCCGGGGCCTGGTTGCGCGGTACAGCCCCTCGGGCAAGGAGCAGGAGGTCCTTGCCTACCTGGAGGACGTGTGCGCCGACGAGGGGTGCCCCTACGGGGTGCAGCCGGTGGACGAGGACCGGTACAACCTGGTGCTGGGCAATCCCAACGCCCCCCTGGTCTTCGTCGGCCACGTGGACACCGTGGATGCCTGGGACCTGGAGGATTTCGGCCCCGAGGATCTGGACGGGGGCTGGGTTCGCGGGTTGGGGGTGGCCGACATGAAGGGCGGGTGTGCGGCGCTCCTCGAGGCGTATCTGGTCCTCCGGGAGGCTGGCCTGGGCCAGGAGGTGGGGCTCGCCCTGGTGGTGGGGGAGGAGGAGGACGGAGACGGCTCCGCCGCCTTCCTACGGGAGGCCCGGCCCGGTCGGGCCGTGATCGGCGAACCCACGGGGCTCGAGCTCTGCACGAGCCACTATGGGTATGTGGAGGCGGCGATCTCCGCCCGGGGGCGCCGGGCCCACGCCAGCGTGCCCGAGCTCGGACGAAACGCCGCCGAAGCGGTTCTGGCGGTGCTCCACGCCATGCTCCAGGAGCCGTCCCTGGGGGGAGAGGGCGGTCCGGTGCTGAGCATCCGCCACCTGGAGACCTCCAACCCCGGGTTCGCGGTGCCCGCCCGGGCCGCGGCCTGGGTGGACGTGCACGTGCCCCCGGGGCACCCCGTGGACCGGGTGGTGGCCGCGGTGGACCGGGTGGCCGCGGCTGCGGGGGGGAAGGGGCTTTCCGTGGCCTATCCCTGCCGCCACGAGGGCTTCGTGCTGCCGGAGCACGACCCCCTGGTCCGGGCCTTCCGGGGGGCGGGGGGTCGCGACGTGGGGATCTTTCGAAGCCATAGCGACGGCAACCTCTTTCACGCGGCCGGGGTTCCCACGGCCGTACTCGGCCCCGGCAGCCTCGAGTACGCCCATACGGAGGAGGAGCGGGTCGCCTTTCCCGAAATCCTGGAGGCCGCTCGGCTCTTCGTCTCCCTGGCCCGGGCCTTCCGCTCCGCCTGA